The DNA window TTGTTTTTTACTCTGGTTGCTCGGTATCGTTAGttcatattcatattaaaCGTCGtattcatatatatgtacttgtATATATCGTATCGTTAGGTATAAATATGCGTACTTGCGTACTGTGTGTCACAGACACTACAAATGTCGCTTTGATTTCGGCTTGATTTGCACCAGGCCCCGCGTCCCTTCGATTCTCGATTCTCGATTAACTGGGGCCAacaatttgttaatatttcaattagtTACCTACACACTCATTAAAAATGTTCGCTCCCCCGATCGCATCGAATATATCGTAGTACCTGGATGTCGTTTGCTTACACTGTATGTTACgttatgtttttgtttactctctcaTATGCCTTGAATATGAATATGCTTGCGGTTCACTATTAGTTAGTTACTGAAATTGGTGCACTTCGAAGAAGCAATTGGCTAATAGCTATGAGTTTTTGCTATGAGTTCGGGATGCTGCCCAAAGAGATGGTCCGCCAGTCGACGGATTGGCCACTTTCAGCACAACCTGTTGATAGGGTTACTAATACTATTCGTCTCGTGTCCGGGTCCTCGCGATCCTGATCAAAGATCGTAGATCCCTGATCCCAGATCCCTGATCCCAGATCCCTGATCCCAGATCCCTGATCCCCGCCCCACGTCCGTGTCTGTGTCCTGATCCTCCTCAACTGGGCCATCTCTCCGACACACGTGCCCCAAACATATTGCTTGCGTTACTGTTGTTACTCTCGGGTTAAGATCGTCCCGGTTTTTCGGGGACATTTTCCACATCAGTTACAAAAGGTTTGTTCTTAGTTGTCGAACCATGGTGGGTTGCGTTCTtaatacatacaaataatcgttattttatacatacatatttcgATATATTAGCAGGTATGTGTCTACAAATTGATTTGCACGGTTGACGCTTGTTCGgctttggtttggtttctACACACATGTATgttacaaaaaaacaaactttaacTATTGAAAACGAGCAGTACAATCACAATATTCCCCCTACAATTAATACACGTCATATCCCCCAATATCCCCCCATATCATGTCCCCTCCCCCCGCCACCAGCCTACACAACGAAAATCGTAAGGAGAACAAAACGATTCCATtggttggccaaaatgcaagATGCAAGatgcattcgcattcgcattcgttGCCCGCGGAACTTAATCCTCCTACTTTGAACTTGTATTAAAGCTTTTTTGGTTTCTGCCTCTTTCTGCCCACAACTTTCGCCAACAACTTAAGCTAACTCATTTGCCATgtgtataataataaatatactGTATATCTTATATATGTGTACGTGTATGTATGAATTGCAATCGTAATCcattatatttgtattaaattctTCTTGCATCGAGCATGTGCCTACCTAACATTACGTAAACGCCTAACAAAATGGAATCTCCTCCTCCTGGGAGGATCACGTGATCATCGTGATAACTCTGCTGTGATCAGGTGCTGCGGAGGGTTGCCTCGGGAACTAGTCTAAAGATACCTTAGTGAGATCTTTGGCTTGCTTGGAAGCAGTTGGTCGAACCTCATGGGTTGCAACTAACTTGGCTTGGAAGAGGTAAGTGGGTGGAAGTTCCTGCCTAACCAGATCTTTAGAACTATAAAGAACTTTATTGCAAACTTAAAACTTATTTTGACACCGCGCGAAACCTCAGTTCTGgcaattgttatttatggcAACCCTCCCGGAATGGTGATGCGTGTATATAGTCGGGGGCTAGACATCAAAAAATCAGTACTGCTTGTCAATGGGTGATCCTAAGCCTAGTTTTGGTTTTACTGCCTCCCAAAAGTTCTAGCACACAACACTTATTGCAACTACTAGTAGTTAACGGGCCAGATGATGGATGATTAAGTATTAATTATCTAGTTGTAGACGCCGCGCACCATGCCCTCGCGGTTCCGGGTGTGCCACTTGCAGGTGAGGATGCGGACGTAGGTCCGCCGGAAGGTGGCGTTGCACAGGGCGTAGCACATGGGGTTGATCGTCGAGTTGATGTAGCACAGGGCGTAGAAGAAGTCCCACAGCTCCGTGGGTATGCAGTCGGAGCAGGTGGTCAGCGGCTTGATCAGCACCAGGATGTTGTACGGTGTCCACGTGATGATGAAGCTCAGCAGGATGGCCGACAGCGTCTTGGCCGCCTTCGACTCCTGCCGCTTCTCCTGCgatttcttcttcttcttggccGCATTGCGGGCGTTCATGAGCGCGTGTGCCCCGCCCACTCCCCCGCCCGCTGCCCCGCCCCCCGCCTTGCCCAGCTGCTTGGGTATGACCTTGGCGTTGAGTAGCCTGGCATCGTGCTGAGCATGGGACATCCTCCGTCCGAGTGGCAGGCTGAACTCAGAGTCTCGCGAGGGCAAAGGTCGTCGGGTGGCGGTGGCGCTTGCCAAAGGAGGTGCCGCCGCCGTCGTCGTGGGCCCGTCCTCGTGTATCATCTTGATGGAGGGCGCACAGTCGCCTTGCAGGCTCAAGGCTGTGGAGGCAGCTGCCCCGGCAACAGTGgcacctcctccgcctccgcctccgttGGCCGCATGGCTGGATGCTCCGTCGGATGGCAGGCGGATGAGTATCGTGTACACGGAGTCCTGGCTCACCGACCGTGAGTTAATGCGATTGATAACGGGCAGGGTGCGCGAGTCGCGATGCGTCGCATTTCCGGCTGTTCCCAGTCCGAttccacttccgtttccggccCCATTGCCGTTCACTGCGCCATTCCCGTTGTggctggtgttgttgttgttgttgatggccccattgccattgccactgGGATTCACATTCGCCGTTGTGCTCGACGCAACCGCACTCATTTCCTGCAGCTGCGAAATGGAGGCgagcggtgggcgtggcagcggcgTGGGCGAGACATCCGACAGCAGAATGCTGGGCGGCCGCACGCCGCTCACGCTGCCGCCCATCGAGTAGTTGTCCCGCATCACGTTCATCGAGGTGCATCTGCGATGTGGAGGAAGAGAGAAGACAGGATGTGGCATTCGGTTAACATTAGGTTAGTATTGCGGCAAACACACATTAGAGTGCACCACTCCAACGACACTGACAGGCAACTAGAACATGAACAACAGCTCGGGCCAAAATCTGGATGCAACTGTGCCTCCGCTCATCATCAAATGGTCAGAAAGGACACAGAAACACATCATGCATGTGGGCAGTGCATTTGGAATGGAAACAAGTGGCCGGAAATCGCAGCTTAAATCGATTACCCAGCCGATGGCCGGTGGCCAATGGCACACATAAATTGAAACAAGTTCGGCGGTCAAAGAGATACGTATCTTTAAAATGCTTTTCTGGTTTCTGGCACTCGTTTCAATTATAGCTGTCGCCTATGAAGTGGCTATCCTACACATTTTTGGGCTGACCTCGATGGCGACACATCGCGGATTCATCCGAAAAAGCTCATTTTCCCTACTCATTTCTATGCTAATTCAGATTCCACATGGATTTGCACATTAGCGAATTatttgactgtttatatttgcTAATTATTCCCCACTGATCTATGCGACCAATTTGCACGCAGGCTGTGAATTTATTCACGTCGAGAAGAGAGCTTAATGCAGAAATTGAACTAAACATTTCTGCTGAATTGGACaaattgttaaacaaattttaaacgaAATGAACTATATGAAATATCTTAGGCCTAGCTTGATTTTAAAGTTAAGTTGAACAATTTCAACACGTGTTTCATTGCATATGAAATTTAGAAAAGCGAAAGAGCGATTTGTAACCTAAGCTGCAACTATCACTTGTTCAAATCCAATCCTATGAATTAATTACAGCCAGCGGAATGGAGAAACTCCGGAATGGCCAGCTCCAACTACCTTGGACTGTAAGCCGCAATTAGTTTCCATCCCGATGTGTGCAGTGGTGCAAAGCCTTCCATCTACGTGGATTACTTTAGTGCTGGATGGACTTTGATGGATTCGTGTGTGGTTGGGTGCTGGGAGTGGTCGTGAGGCAGGGAAAGGGAGATGAAGAGGTATTGGTGCATCGTGGTGGCCAGTGGAGAACGGGCCCaggctcctcctcctggacACCCTTCACCACTGCCACTTTGCGTTTGTGTGCACAGGCATTGGATGAGAAATCGAAGATATATTGTGTGATATATTTGGGTGCTGGTTGTTTGCTGTGTGTTTGCCACTCGAAAAAGTGCTCTGGGTGCAAAGGAAGCGAGTCATACGCATAACTGGGGGTGAGAGAGTGGGTGCGGTGTCGGCTTACTCGAAATATAGACGATTAAAGTTCAgaattttgattgtttttacTACCTGGAGACGGAGCTTTGTAAAGGAGTTTCAATTGTTACTGGTGTTGCATACCCTAAATCAGAAGGCTCCTCCTGCTCGTAGGCGAAGTCGTCGGAGTCCTCGCGACCGGAGTGCCACCACGCAATGCACCACTCCTTGATGCTGCCGAAGCAGGTGTACGATTTTTTGATTGTATTCGTGCTTTTGATCTGTGGATGGTGTGCATTAGTAATCGGGAAAATAGGGAAAAGTCGGTCAAATGATCCTACGCTTGACTTGCGCGAGTGCATCCCGTGGTAGCCGGAGTCGATGACCATGTTGGTCATGTAGACACTCTCCGCGTCCGCCGAACTCTCGGAGCGCGGACGTCGCCAGGTGTCGTGGTCGTTGCCGCCCACCTGGGCGAAGGCCAGCAGGCCGCCGGAGGCGTGATTCACCACCGTGTTCTCATCACTGCAAAAGTCACAATATTCCATTATTTGCCTAAATACCTAGTTATATATTTAGAAggaccaaacaaaacaaacttgTAAGTTTGTAGGTGAAAAAGGATACTATACTGTAATCAAATAAACGACTCAATGAGCTGTGAAATAAAAACTGTTTCTGCATTCGAAATTCAAAATGATACAGCTCATTGGGTCGCCAAATAAGCACAAGATATTCAAACTCAGCGCCTAATCATTCAATATTACATTAAGGTATTCAAGAAAGAAACAAACCAAAGTAGTTTTGAATCAATATTGTTCTTCCCTTTACTGAACTAAATACCACATTTTCTCTCACCTGCTGTTCGATCTCTTGCTGGAGTCCTTCTTGCCAGCCTGCAGGTTGGGCAGGTCCTTCTGCCGCTTTTTCGTCTCGCGCCAGATGCGCCAGTAGAGGAAGCACATGATGGTGACCGGGAAGTAGAAGGCGGCCAGTGCAGTGCCGAAGGTGATGTACTGGTTGGTCTCGATGAACTGGATGTAGCACTCGTCCTTGGGCACCGTCCGCTTGCCCTCGATGTAGGGCCAGCTGTAGATCCAGGGCGGCCAGAGGAGCAGGCTGATGCCCCAGGCGGCGCCAATCATCACCGCCGCCCGATTGGTGGTCCTTTTGGCGCGGTACGTCAGCGGCCGAGTGACACTGAAGTAGCGATCGAAACTGATGATCAGCAGGTTCAGCACCGACGCATTCGACGCCAGGTAGTCCAGGGCCAGCCAGGTGTCGCAGACGATGGGACCCAGGGGCCAGTAGCCCAGGATTGTGGTCACCGCAAAGAGCGGCATTGATATTGCGCCGATGGCAAAGTCCGCGATGGCCAGCGAGAACAGGAAGTAGTTGCTGATCGTCTGCAGCTGCTTGTCGATCTTGAAGGATATCATCACCATGACATTGCCCGCCACCGTCACCGTGCTCAAAATCGCCGCCACGAAGCCCATGACCACCATGGAGGCCAGTGAGTACCGCGGTCCCTTCGTCTCGAAGCCCATGGTGCCGTTTGTCTGGTTCCCGTACATTCCCGCATAGGGATCGTACAGCCCGCTGGCCGCCGTGGACGTCAGGTTCTCGAACAAGGCGGTCAGGAGGGTGGTGCCCGGGTATCCTGGCGAGTAGCCTGCAGGActcgccgtcgtcgtcgtcgtgcTGGTCGTCGTGGTCGTGGTGGTCGTTGTGCTCGTGGTTACGGTCTTAAACAGCGGCTCTAGTATGCTGGGCGGGCCATGGGCGGCCAATGCCAGACTCATGACCGGCTccatggcgtatacgtgattTTATGTACTTTGCAGCTGTAAGGATTACGATGCTCGCTGTCGCGcgctttctctctctctctctctgtgttTGGCTTGTCCTTAGTTGAGCCTCATCCGCTGCTTATCCTTTTTACTGCACCCACGCAAGGCGTTGGCCATTTTCGCAGACCCTGAAAGGAAGAAAAACGGGGTTGTTAGGTGGGATGTCAGAATGGCCCGACCGGAAAGCAGcctgaaataattattttgatcTCATGTTGTACATTACTATTCTTACTGTTGTTCATTAATAGCTGCATGTTAACGGGATTGAATTTAAGCACAAGCTTTTTAATCCCTCAAGCACACTTTACTTCCACCATTATGTTTTCAGTGCAGCATCGGAGTATCCAAGCTGAAAACTCCTTTACTGCCTTATAGTTAACCGTTCGAAGATCTCGTAACTTGATAAATTTACAGCCTTCCGAACGACCGTCATAAATTCCACATAGATGCCGAAGGATGTAAAGTGGCGCCccagaaatttattaaattaaccAGGAAGAAATGTCAAAAGTTGTCAGTGGGCGTAAGGAATAAGAGTGCGAGATGCGCGAAGCGAGTTTTTCGCATCCGGATGCTGCGATAATTATGATGGGCCAACTTGGGTGGCTAAGCAGCGTAAAGTACTTGAGCTTAGCGGCTATAATCGACTTGAGGCCTTCAGGCTCGAAGAGTAATTGCATGTTGGGCTGGCAAATGCATATAGTCACACCATTCCCGAATGTCCTGCGAAAGTCAGCGGATGGCCAAGAGCCATGAAAAGAAGAACGGCGAGATTTATGAGAAACTGTCCCAGCAGTGGCCTTTGATATATCTCATCTTGGCAAGGAATCCTGGGGAAGGAAGCAGAATAACATATTTACAATGCCAGGGGCCGACTGGCTTTGTGCTTCTGCAAAATGACATTTTCTGTGTGATTTGTTTTAATGGAAATGTAGGTATATGTAActgtaaatgtaaatgtaaatgaaaatgaaaacggcTTGAATGCGTTTCCTTGGCAGGCCTCAGCCAGCCCATTTGCAGCCGTTCAGCCATTTCAACCATTTCAACCATTTCAGCCACACCCACAACATTTGTTGTTCGTTTATTACTGTTGCCAACAATGGCAGtggcaaaaacgacaaaaataacaacagccGTGCAACAGTCGAGGAGGAACTTGGCTCGAACAAGGAACAAGGAGCATCGAGCTGCGAGTTGCGAGTTACGAGCTGCGAGCCCCGACACTTTGGCACGGAAATGTTCCAGGCGGCTTCCTCTGACACTTTTCAAAACTATTGATGTTGTCATTGGCCATATGCCTATAGATATCTGCGAGGAGGGGGTGGGGGCTTGTTTCATTTG is part of the Drosophila yakuba strain Tai18E2 chromosome 2R, Prin_Dyak_Tai18E2_2.1, whole genome shotgun sequence genome and encodes:
- the LOC6532029 gene encoding muscarinic acetylcholine receptor DM1 isoform X2 gives rise to the protein MEPVMSLALAAHGPPSILEPLFKTVTTSTTTTTTTTTSTTTTTASPAGYSPGYPGTTLLTALFENLTSTAASGLYDPYAGMYGNQTNGTMGFETKGPRYSLASMVVMGFVAAILSTVTVAGNVMVMISFKIDKQLQTISNYFLFSLAIADFAIGAISMPLFAVTTILGYWPLGPIVCDTWLALDYLASNASVLNLLIISFDRYFSVTRPLTYRAKRTTNRAAVMIGAAWGISLLLWPPWIYSWPYIEGKRTVPKDECYIQFIETNQYITFGTALAAFYFPVTIMCFLYWRIWRETKKRQKDLPNLQAGKKDSSKRSNSSDENTVVNHASGGLLAFAQVGGNDHDTWRRPRSESSADAESVYMTNMVIDSGYHGMHSRKSSIKSTNTIKKSYTCFGSIKEWCIAWWHSGREDSDDFAYEQEEPSDLGCTSMNVMRDNYSMGGSVSGVRPPSILLSDVSPTPLPRPPLASISQLQEMSAVASSTTANVNPSGNGNGAINNNNNTSHNGNGAVNGNGAGNGSGIGLGTAGNATHRDSRTLPVINRINSRSVSQDSVYTILIRLPSDGASSHAANGGGGGGGATVAGAAASTALSLQGDCAPSIKMIHEDGPTTTAAAPPLASATATRRPLPSRDSEFSLPLGRRMSHAQHDARLLNAKVIPKQLGKAGGGAAGGGVGGAHALMNARNAAKKKKKSQEKRQESKAAKTLSAILLSFIITWTPYNILVLIKPLTTCSDCIPTELWDFFYALCYINSTINPMCYALCNATFRRTYVRILTCKWHTRNREGMVRGVYN
- the LOC6532029 gene encoding muscarinic acetylcholine receptor DM1 isoform X1, whose translation is MEPVMSLALAAHGPPSILEPLFKTVTTSTTTTTTTTTSTTTTTASPAGYSPGYPGTTLLTALFENLTSTAASGLYDPYAGMYGNQTNGTMGFETKGPRYSLASMVVMGFVAAILSTVTVAGNVMVMISFKIDKQLQTISNYFLFSLAIADFAIGAISMPLFAVTTILGYWPLGPIVCDTWLALDYLASNASVLNLLIISFDRYFSVTRPLTYRAKRTTNRAAVMIGAAWGISLLLWPPWIYSWPYIEGKRTVPKDECYIQFIETNQYITFGTALAAFYFPVTIMCFLYWRIWRETKKRQKDLPNLQAGKKDSSKRSNSSDENTVVNHASGGLLAFAQVGGNDHDTWRRPRSESSADAESVYMTNMVIDSGYHGMHSRKSSIKSTNTIKKSYTCFGSIKEWCIAWWHSGREDSDDFAYEQEEPSDLGYATPVTIETPLQSSVSRCTSMNVMRDNYSMGGSVSGVRPPSILLSDVSPTPLPRPPLASISQLQEMSAVASSTTANVNPSGNGNGAINNNNNTSHNGNGAVNGNGAGNGSGIGLGTAGNATHRDSRTLPVINRINSRSVSQDSVYTILIRLPSDGASSHAANGGGGGGGATVAGAAASTALSLQGDCAPSIKMIHEDGPTTTAAAPPLASATATRRPLPSRDSEFSLPLGRRMSHAQHDARLLNAKVIPKQLGKAGGGAAGGGVGGAHALMNARNAAKKKKKSQEKRQESKAAKTLSAILLSFIITWTPYNILVLIKPLTTCSDCIPTELWDFFYALCYINSTINPMCYALCNATFRRTYVRILTCKWHTRNREGMVRGVYN